One Thiohalobacter sp. DNA window includes the following coding sequences:
- a CDS encoding nitrite reductase, whose amino-acid sequence MPRANRPTPAAGKHIGVRHCAGLLLALLLAAGSAAVAAQPPTAAENYARHCAACHGADRLGGMGPALLPENLKRLRREAAGPVIARGRPATQMPAFGDRLSAAEIAALVDYVYTPLPAVPEWGLKQIGASHRLMIPQQRLVDQPVFDADPRNLFVVVELGDHHATILDGDRFEPIKRIPTRFALHGGPKFSPDGRFVYFASRDGWISKFDLYGLEYVAEVRAGINTRNLAVSGDGRYLMVANYLPHTLVLLDAADLHPIRVIPVRDDQGRTSRVSAVYAAPPRQSFIAALKDIPEVWEISYADNPLPVYNGPMHDYRMGEGVARAEGPFPVRRIRLDDYLDDFFFDQDYRHLIGAARNGRNGQVVQLDVGRRLANIELDGMPHLGSGITWKIDGRPVLATPHLKKAEVTVIDMQTWKVIRRIPTLGPGFFMRSHENSAYAWVDVFFGPNRDAVHVIDKRTLEIKTTLRPAPGKTAAHVEFDRYGRHALLSIWDKDGAVIVYDARTLKEIKHLPMNKPSGKYNVFNKITRSAGTSH is encoded by the coding sequence ATGCCGCGAGCAAACCGCCCCACCCCGGCTGCCGGCAAGCACATCGGTGTCCGTCACTGTGCCGGCCTGCTGCTGGCCCTGCTGCTCGCCGCCGGCAGCGCCGCGGTGGCGGCACAGCCGCCCACCGCGGCCGAAAACTATGCCCGCCACTGTGCCGCTTGCCATGGTGCCGATCGCCTCGGCGGCATGGGCCCGGCGCTGCTGCCGGAGAACCTGAAGCGACTGCGCCGCGAGGCGGCTGGCCCGGTGATCGCCAGGGGGCGGCCGGCGACGCAGATGCCTGCCTTCGGCGACCGGCTGTCGGCGGCCGAGATCGCGGCACTGGTCGACTACGTGTACACGCCATTACCGGCCGTGCCCGAGTGGGGCCTGAAACAGATCGGCGCCAGCCACCGGCTGATGATTCCGCAGCAGCGGCTGGTGGATCAGCCGGTATTCGATGCCGATCCGCGCAACCTGTTCGTGGTGGTGGAACTGGGCGATCATCATGCCACCATCCTCGACGGTGACCGCTTCGAACCCATCAAGCGCATTCCAACCCGCTTCGCCCTGCACGGCGGGCCGAAGTTCTCGCCCGACGGCCGCTTCGTCTATTTCGCCTCACGCGACGGCTGGATCAGCAAGTTCGATCTCTACGGCCTGGAATATGTTGCCGAGGTGCGTGCCGGGATCAACACCCGCAATCTGGCGGTATCGGGGGACGGCCGCTACCTGATGGTAGCCAACTACCTGCCGCATACCCTGGTGCTGCTCGACGCGGCCGACCTGCACCCGATTCGGGTGATACCGGTACGTGACGACCAGGGCCGCACCTCGCGCGTATCCGCGGTCTATGCCGCGCCGCCGCGGCAGAGCTTCATTGCCGCGCTCAAGGATATCCCCGAGGTCTGGGAGATCAGCTACGCCGATAACCCGCTGCCGGTGTACAACGGCCCCATGCATGACTACCGCATGGGCGAGGGCGTGGCACGCGCCGAGGGGCCCTTTCCGGTACGGCGCATCCGCCTCGACGACTATCTCGACGACTTCTTCTTCGACCAGGACTACCGCCACCTGATCGGCGCCGCCCGCAACGGGCGCAACGGCCAGGTGGTGCAACTGGACGTCGGCCGCAGGCTCGCCAACATCGAACTCGACGGCATGCCCCATCTCGGCTCGGGCATCACCTGGAAGATCGACGGCCGGCCGGTGCTGGCCACGCCGCACCTGAAAAAGGCCGAGGTCACGGTGATCGATATGCAGACCTGGAAGGTGATCCGGCGTATCCCCACCCTTGGACCCGGGTTCTTCATGCGCAGTCACGAGAATTCCGCCTACGCCTGGGTCGACGTCTTCTTCGGCCCGAACCGGGATGCCGTCCATGTCATCGACAAGCGGACACTGGAGATCAAGACCACCCTGCGCCCCGCGCCGGGCAAGACCGCAGCCCATGTGGAATTCGACCGTTACGGCCGCCACGCCCTGCTGTCGATCTGGGACAAGGACGGCGCCGTGATCGTCTACGATGCCCGGACCCTGAAGGAAATCAAGCACCTGCCCATGAACAAGCCCTCCGGCAAGTACAACGTGTTCAACAAGATCACGCGCTCCGCCGGCACCAGCCACTGA
- the nirJ gene encoding heme d1 biosynthesis radical SAM protein NirJ has product MFRLSRFLNDIAANHPFRPRGRPRAPVVIWNLVRRCNLTCKHCYAISADRDFPGELGTDEVMAVMQDLREYGVPALILSGGEPLLRPDIFEISRQAKALGFYTALSSNGTLIDEGNIADIAAVGYDYVGISIDGLRETHDAFRRRKGAFDDALGGIRLCRDAGIRVGLRMTLTRDNAHELPDVLALMDDEGVDKFYLSHLNYGGRGNRNRKDDAHFRMTREAMDLLIRASWSDVQAGRDREFVTGNNDADGVYLLHWVQRHLPDRAALARQLLADWGGNASGRDIANIDNLGTVHPDTFWWDYPLGNVRERPFSQIWNDTSDPLMAGLKQAERPVKGRCSACTHRDICGGNTRVRAWQITGDPWAEDPGCYLDDDELGIRAGAARVPVTPFSRPDPLRQVKLKVEA; this is encoded by the coding sequence ATGTTCCGTCTCAGCCGCTTCCTGAACGACATCGCCGCCAACCATCCCTTCCGGCCCCGTGGCCGGCCGCGGGCACCGGTGGTGATCTGGAACCTGGTGCGTCGTTGCAACCTGACCTGCAAGCACTGCTATGCCATTTCCGCCGACCGCGACTTTCCCGGGGAGCTGGGCACCGATGAGGTGATGGCGGTCATGCAGGACCTGCGCGAGTACGGCGTGCCGGCCCTGATCCTGTCCGGCGGCGAACCGCTGCTGCGGCCCGACATCTTCGAGATCTCCCGCCAGGCGAAGGCGCTGGGCTTCTATACGGCGCTGTCTTCCAACGGCACCCTGATCGACGAGGGCAACATCGCCGACATCGCCGCCGTGGGCTACGACTATGTCGGCATCAGCATCGACGGCCTGCGCGAGACCCATGATGCCTTTCGCCGTCGCAAGGGCGCCTTCGACGATGCCCTGGGCGGCATCCGCCTGTGCCGCGATGCCGGCATCCGCGTGGGCCTGCGCATGACCCTGACCCGCGACAACGCGCATGAGCTCCCCGACGTGCTGGCGCTGATGGATGACGAAGGCGTCGACAAGTTCTACCTGTCGCACCTCAACTACGGCGGCCGCGGCAATCGCAACCGCAAGGACGATGCCCACTTCCGCATGACCCGGGAAGCGATGGACCTGCTCATCCGGGCCAGCTGGTCCGACGTGCAGGCAGGCCGCGATCGCGAGTTCGTTACCGGCAACAACGACGCCGACGGCGTCTACCTGCTGCACTGGGTGCAGCGCCACCTGCCGGACCGGGCGGCACTGGCGCGACAGCTGCTCGCGGACTGGGGCGGCAACGCCTCGGGGCGGGACATCGCCAACATCGACAACCTGGGTACGGTCCACCCCGACACCTTCTGGTGGGACTATCCGCTGGGCAATGTGCGCGAGCGGCCCTTCTCGCAGATCTGGAACGACACCTCCGACCCGCTGATGGCCGGCCTGAAACAGGCCGAGCGGCCGGTGAAGGGGCGCTGCAGCGCCTGCACCCATCGCGACATCTGCGGCGGCAACACCCGGGTGCGCGCCTGGCAGATCACCGGCGACCCCTGGGCAGAGGACCCCGGCTGCTATCTCGACGATGACGAGCTGGGCATACGGGCAGGCGCTGCGCGGGTGCCGGTCACGCCCTTCTCGCGCCCCGATCCCCTGCGGCAGGTAAAGCTGAAGGTCGAGGCGTGA
- the ahbB gene encoding siroheme decarboxylase subunit beta yields the protein MTMSIIDPLDRAIIEATQAGLPLVAEPYRQVAERLGIAEGLLLERLERMQQAGIIRRIAAVPHHYRLGFRANGMSVWDIPDPLRDKAGELLAGLDWVSHCYARPRRLPLWPYNLFAMVHGRDREAVFGRVAEMVELLGSRVARYDILFSTRVLKKTGLRLRAPEPERTSPCSVSAAS from the coding sequence ATGACCATGTCCATCATCGACCCGCTCGACCGCGCCATCATCGAGGCCACCCAGGCCGGCCTGCCGCTGGTGGCCGAACCCTACCGCCAGGTCGCCGAGCGGCTGGGCATCGCCGAGGGCCTGCTGCTGGAACGGCTCGAGCGCATGCAGCAGGCCGGCATCATCCGCCGTATCGCCGCGGTGCCGCACCATTATCGCCTCGGCTTTCGGGCCAACGGCATGTCGGTCTGGGACATTCCCGACCCGCTGCGCGACAAGGCCGGCGAGCTGCTGGCCGGGCTGGACTGGGTCAGCCACTGCTATGCGCGGCCGCGTCGCCTGCCGCTGTGGCCCTACAACCTGTTCGCCATGGTGCATGGTCGCGACCGCGAGGCGGTATTCGGCCGGGTCGCGGAAATGGTCGAGCTGCTCGGCAGCCGCGTGGCCCGCTACGATATCCTGTTCAGCACCCGGGTCCTCAAGAAGACCGGCCTGCGCCTGCGCGCACCCGAACCGGAAAGGACATCGCCATGTTCCGTCTCAGCCGCTTCCTGA
- a CDS encoding Lrp/AsnC family transcriptional regulator — protein sequence MPELGDIERKVINRLQHGLPLSRRPFAEVADELGIGEQQLIDTLQDLLERGLLSRFGPLYNAERMGGGLTLAAMSVPEADFDRVAAWLEARPEVAHNYARDHELNMWFVLATEAPEEIEDCIEAIEEGTGLPVYNFPKEREYFLDLRFEV from the coding sequence ATGCCTGAACTCGGCGACATCGAACGCAAGGTGATCAACCGCCTGCAACACGGCCTGCCGTTGAGCCGCCGCCCCTTCGCCGAGGTGGCGGACGAACTCGGCATCGGGGAACAGCAACTCATCGACACCCTGCAGGATCTGCTCGAGCGCGGCCTGCTGTCCCGCTTCGGCCCCCTGTACAACGCCGAGCGAATGGGCGGCGGACTGACCCTGGCGGCCATGTCGGTGCCCGAGGCCGATTTCGACCGGGTCGCGGCCTGGCTCGAGGCACGGCCCGAAGTGGCGCACAACTATGCCCGCGACCACGAGCTGAACATGTGGTTTGTTCTGGCCACCGAGGCACCCGAGGAGATCGAGGACTGCATCGAGGCCATCGAGGAAGGCACCGGACTGCCGGTCTACAACTTCCCGAAGGAACGCGAATACTTCCTGGATCTCAGGTTCGAGGTATGA
- the ahbB gene encoding siroheme decarboxylase subunit beta gives MKARAPITLDALDEVLVGLIQNGLPLVSRPYAWLGKQAGCSETEVIDRLARFREQGLFKRFGVVVRHHELGYRANAMVVWDVPDNQVAEIGRQLASVPWVNLCYRRPRRLPDWPYNLYCMIHGRDRLAVLRRVELLIRNHDLGDIDHRVLFSLRRFKQCGARYREQPRQQTQPESGKEAASHA, from the coding sequence ATGAAAGCCCGGGCACCGATCACGCTCGATGCCCTTGACGAAGTCCTGGTCGGGCTGATCCAGAACGGCCTGCCGCTGGTATCCCGTCCCTACGCCTGGCTCGGCAAGCAGGCCGGCTGCAGCGAGACCGAGGTCATCGACCGGCTGGCGCGATTTCGCGAGCAGGGCCTGTTCAAGCGCTTTGGCGTGGTGGTTCGGCATCATGAGCTCGGCTACCGGGCCAATGCCATGGTCGTGTGGGACGTGCCCGACAACCAGGTCGCCGAGATCGGCCGTCAGCTCGCCAGCGTGCCCTGGGTGAATCTCTGCTATCGGCGTCCGCGACGGCTGCCGGACTGGCCCTACAATCTCTACTGCATGATCCACGGCCGCGACCGCTTGGCGGTGCTGCGACGGGTCGAGCTGCTGATCCGCAATCACGACCTGGGCGACATCGACCACCGGGTGCTGTTCAGCCTGCGCCGCTTCAAGCAGTGCGGTGCCCGCTACCGCGAACAGCCACGGCAGCAGACACAGCCCGAGAGCGGGAAGGAGGCCGCAAGCCATGCCTGA
- a CDS encoding Lrp/AsnC family transcriptional regulator: protein MNSPVRVRENDGYSELERHLLNDFQRDFPLCERPYAALAEQLGVSEQAVLDCLADLQARGVISRIGPVFRPNRIGASTLVAARVDEGRLEAVADMVSAHPEVNHNYQRDDEFNLWFVVTAENAERLQQVLDDIGRETGCRLLVLPMEEDYFLDLGFDLRWSG from the coding sequence GTGAACAGCCCCGTCAGGGTCCGCGAGAACGACGGCTACAGCGAGCTGGAACGGCACCTGCTCAACGATTTCCAGCGCGACTTTCCCCTCTGCGAGCGGCCCTATGCGGCACTGGCCGAACAACTCGGTGTCAGCGAACAGGCCGTGCTGGACTGCCTGGCCGACCTGCAGGCACGCGGCGTCATCAGCCGCATCGGCCCGGTGTTCCGGCCCAACCGCATCGGTGCCAGCACCCTGGTTGCCGCCCGCGTGGACGAGGGCCGGCTGGAAGCCGTGGCCGACATGGTCAGTGCGCACCCGGAGGTCAACCACAACTACCAGCGCGACGACGAGTTCAATCTCTGGTTCGTGGTCACGGCGGAGAATGCCGAACGGCTGCAGCAGGTCCTCGACGACATTGGCCGCGAGACCGGCTGCCGGCTCCTCGTCCTGCCCATGGAAGAGGACTACTTCCTCGACCTGGGCTTCGATCTGCGGTGGTCGGGATGA